A window of the Natronomonas salina genome harbors these coding sequences:
- a CDS encoding HTH domain-containing protein — MYDPETETTVVCHARTPLVFDPVEERIERARDLEDGDLVDTVVLRSWPETVRFDDDSPHREVVEEFERFDEWADRRGVSVRPPFETRTRTSMVEEGGVDVLVTPVLCLAVYREERLVSVFPHSDGETTYSVERALDRLEADQLPRPLIGTADVPDARTCPECEAALVNGQGLFVCPDCEWSGTLADEGWTELDDVELEPTTAPATDD; from the coding sequence ATGTACGATCCAGAGACAGAGACCACGGTCGTCTGTCACGCCAGGACGCCGCTGGTCTTCGATCCGGTCGAGGAACGCATCGAACGCGCACGGGACCTCGAGGACGGCGACCTCGTCGACACGGTCGTCCTCCGGAGCTGGCCCGAGACCGTCCGGTTCGACGACGACAGCCCCCACCGCGAGGTCGTCGAGGAGTTCGAGCGCTTCGACGAGTGGGCCGACCGCCGGGGAGTGTCCGTCCGCCCGCCGTTCGAGACGCGGACGCGCACCTCGATGGTCGAGGAGGGCGGCGTCGACGTCCTCGTCACGCCGGTCCTCTGCCTCGCGGTCTACCGCGAGGAGCGGCTCGTCTCGGTGTTCCCGCACTCGGACGGCGAGACGACCTACTCGGTCGAACGGGCGCTCGACCGCCTCGAGGCCGACCAGCTGCCGCGGCCGCTCATCGGGACCGCCGACGTCCCGGACGCGAGGACGTGCCCGGAGTGCGAGGCCGCGCTGGTGAACGGTCAGGGGCTGTTCGTCTGTCCGGACTGCGAGTGGTCCGGCACGCTCGCCGACGAGGGGTGGACGGAACTGGACGACGTCGAACTGGAGCCGACGACTGCACCGGCGACGGACGACTGA
- a CDS encoding helicase HerA domain-containing protein encodes MGEETITVGEVSRGDGAGDTVELPIVDLLTGRGFITGKSGSGKSNSASVVAEKLLDRGYSLLAVDIDGEYYGLKEEYEILHVGADEECDLRVNVEHAEKIAELALEQNVPIILDVSSFLDESEARELLTEVTKHLFAKEKKMKQPFLMLVEEIHEYIPEGGGVDECGQMLIKVSKRGRKHGLGIVGISQRPADVKKDFITQCDWLVWHRLTWNNDTKVVGRILGSDYADYVEEMDDGECFLMTDWLDDIRVVQWERKQTFDAGATPGLDDFERPELKSVSGDLVEELEEITEEQQYRQNRIEELERELTQKDERIRDLERQLSEARDLKQMADRFSRAMMEQVTGRPLSVAPGRQSELDEAARGKVRRDPELEAELEAVRNGEREPTSGRVPDANEEWSKSTAADSDDSTATDEATAKTSDEAASPDGDDADTLDVVEAMGGKPGESTIVDPSTESPDDPGAAPGAGVGIVADAERSVDGPDADEDSTTTDETADADSDPEAEFDATPSVATVASAGATAGSSDPLVARLRDEIHSLDDLAVEMLRHYRSYGPTTPIDAHAAAGGSGDRTAAYATNRALRQRGLVEHVGRGKHDYALPSLVDEEARDPFDPDAALPDEERDRLVDAVESVFVEDVEAPSTGDADTPAATDGGTGEDALAPWPDSCR; translated from the coding sequence ATGGGCGAGGAAACGATTACCGTCGGAGAGGTGAGCCGCGGCGACGGGGCCGGGGACACCGTCGAACTGCCGATCGTCGACCTGCTGACCGGACGCGGGTTCATCACCGGGAAGTCCGGGTCGGGGAAGTCCAACAGCGCGAGCGTCGTCGCCGAGAAGCTGCTCGACCGCGGGTACAGCCTGCTCGCGGTCGACATCGACGGCGAGTACTACGGCCTGAAGGAGGAGTACGAGATCCTCCACGTCGGCGCCGACGAGGAGTGCGACCTCCGGGTGAACGTCGAGCACGCCGAGAAGATCGCCGAGCTCGCACTCGAGCAGAACGTCCCGATCATCCTGGACGTCTCCAGCTTCCTCGACGAGTCCGAGGCCCGGGAGCTGCTGACCGAGGTCACCAAGCACCTCTTCGCGAAGGAGAAGAAGATGAAGCAGCCGTTCCTGATGCTCGTCGAGGAGATCCACGAGTACATCCCCGAGGGCGGCGGCGTCGACGAGTGCGGCCAGATGCTCATCAAGGTGAGCAAGCGCGGCCGCAAGCACGGCCTCGGCATCGTCGGCATCAGCCAGCGGCCCGCCGACGTCAAGAAGGACTTCATCACGCAGTGCGACTGGCTCGTCTGGCACCGGCTGACCTGGAACAACGACACGAAGGTCGTTGGCCGCATCCTCGGCTCCGACTACGCGGACTACGTCGAGGAGATGGACGACGGCGAGTGCTTCCTCATGACCGACTGGCTAGACGACATCCGGGTCGTCCAGTGGGAGCGCAAGCAGACCTTCGACGCCGGCGCGACCCCGGGGCTCGACGACTTCGAGCGCCCGGAACTCAAGAGCGTCAGCGGCGACCTCGTCGAGGAGCTCGAGGAGATCACCGAGGAGCAGCAGTACCGCCAGAACCGCATCGAGGAACTGGAGCGCGAGCTGACGCAGAAGGACGAGCGCATCCGCGACCTCGAACGGCAGCTCTCGGAGGCCCGCGACCTCAAGCAGATGGCCGACCGGTTCTCCCGGGCGATGATGGAGCAGGTGACCGGCCGGCCGCTGTCGGTCGCCCCGGGACGCCAGAGCGAACTCGACGAGGCCGCACGCGGGAAGGTCCGGCGTGACCCCGAACTGGAGGCCGAACTCGAGGCCGTCCGCAACGGCGAGCGCGAACCCACGAGCGGACGGGTCCCCGACGCGAACGAGGAGTGGTCGAAGTCGACCGCGGCTGATTCGGACGATTCGACCGCGACCGACGAGGCCACAGCGAAGACGAGCGACGAGGCAGCGTCCCCGGACGGGGACGACGCCGACACGCTGGACGTCGTCGAGGCGATGGGCGGGAAGCCCGGCGAGTCGACCATCGTGGACCCGAGCACCGAGAGCCCGGACGATCCCGGTGCCGCGCCCGGAGCGGGCGTGGGTATCGTCGCGGACGCCGAACGGTCCGTCGACGGTCCGGACGCCGACGAGGACTCGACAACTACCGACGAGACCGCCGACGCCGATTCCGACCCGGAGGCCGAATTCGACGCCACGCCGTCGGTGGCCACGGTTGCCTCGGCGGGCGCGACGGCCGGTTCGAGCGACCCGCTGGTCGCGCGCCTCCGCGACGAGATCCACAGCCTCGACGACCTCGCCGTCGAGATGCTCCGGCACTACCGTTCGTACGGGCCGACGACGCCGATCGACGCCCACGCGGCGGCCGGCGGCTCCGGCGACCGCACGGCGGCGTACGCCACCAACCGGGCGCTCAGGCAGCGCGGCCTGGTCGAACACGTCGGCCGCGGCAAGCACGACTACGCGCTGCCGTCGCTGGTCGACGAGGAGGCCCGCGATCCCTTCGACCCCGACGCGGCGCTGCCGGACGAGGAGCGGGACCGACTCGTCGACGCCGTCGAATCGGTCTTCGTCGAGGACGTGGAGGCGCCGTCGACCGGTGACGCGGATACCCCCGCGGCGACCGACGGCGGGACCGGCGAGGACGCCCTCGCGCCCTGGCCGGATAGTTGCCGATAG
- a CDS encoding acyltransferase, translated as MHVDETARVENSTVDGAELREYVTVHDSTIAPGARIYERTSVKKSEVDGPTDVNANCYVENARLGAEVQVGPNTAIVGVTHDLDDDGMTFREDVFEAVVVEDGAFVGAGATVLPGVTVGEDAVVGAGVTVTDDVPAGTVYRGNP; from the coding sequence ATGCACGTGGACGAGACGGCCCGGGTCGAGAACTCGACGGTCGACGGCGCGGAGCTCAGGGAGTACGTGACGGTCCACGATTCCACGATCGCCCCGGGGGCACGCATCTACGAACGGACCTCCGTGAAGAAGTCCGAGGTCGACGGCCCGACCGACGTGAACGCGAACTGCTACGTCGAGAACGCGCGCCTCGGCGCGGAGGTGCAGGTCGGGCCGAACACGGCCATCGTCGGCGTGACGCACGACCTCGACGACGACGGGATGACGTTCCGCGAGGACGTCTTCGAGGCGGTCGTCGTCGAGGACGGGGCGTTCGTCGGCGCCGGCGCCACCGTGCTGCCGGGCGTCACCGTCGGCGAGGACGCGGTCGTCGGCGCCGGGGTCACGGTGACCGACGACGTTCCGGCGGGCACCGTCTACCGCGGAAACCCGTAG
- the dinB gene encoding DNA polymerase IV, translating into MARLPGVDSPEQVVCHVDMDCFYAACERLREPELEGEPVVVGMGYEDGENHGAVATASYEAREYGVESAMAISEALERLPRRATADDPEDTGIYRPVDMEYYESVSRDAKAVLDAAAETVRNVSIDEAYLDLGDIAWDDAEAFGRRLKDDIEDAAGVVASVGIAPNMTTAKLASDADKPDGLVVVEPDEVRGFLAPMDVADLHGVGPVTAGDLREMGLETAGDVADADVAELVDAFGERGRDLHAQARGEDDRVVEPRGRPKSLSSESAFVEATDDPEAKREKVRVLAAEVAERATAKDALYKTIGIKAVQPPYDVNTRAKSLSGPVDDPDLVERVALELLSEFEGDRVRKLGVRVSNLSFDDRQQASLDAWEGADGVDAGSRDVRERHRQRSPTGQVDLSEFE; encoded by the coding sequence ATGGCTCGGCTCCCGGGCGTCGACTCACCCGAGCAGGTGGTCTGTCACGTCGACATGGACTGCTTCTACGCCGCCTGCGAGCGCCTCCGGGAGCCGGAACTCGAGGGTGAACCGGTCGTCGTCGGAATGGGTTACGAGGACGGCGAGAACCACGGCGCGGTCGCCACCGCGAGCTACGAGGCCCGCGAGTACGGCGTCGAGAGCGCGATGGCGATCTCCGAGGCCCTCGAACGCCTCCCGAGGCGGGCGACGGCGGACGACCCCGAGGACACCGGTATCTACCGCCCCGTCGACATGGAGTACTACGAGTCGGTGAGCCGGGACGCGAAGGCGGTGCTCGACGCGGCCGCCGAGACCGTCCGGAACGTCTCCATCGACGAGGCGTACCTCGACCTGGGCGACATCGCCTGGGACGACGCCGAGGCGTTCGGCCGTCGGCTCAAGGACGACATCGAGGACGCGGCGGGCGTGGTCGCGTCGGTCGGCATCGCGCCCAACATGACCACCGCGAAGCTGGCCTCCGACGCCGACAAGCCGGACGGCCTGGTCGTCGTCGAACCCGACGAGGTCCGGGGGTTCCTCGCGCCCATGGACGTCGCGGACCTCCACGGCGTCGGGCCGGTCACGGCCGGGGACCTCCGGGAGATGGGCCTGGAGACGGCCGGCGACGTCGCCGACGCCGACGTCGCGGAACTCGTCGACGCCTTCGGCGAGCGGGGCCGCGACCTCCACGCCCAGGCCCGCGGCGAGGACGACCGCGTCGTCGAACCCCGCGGTCGGCCGAAGAGCCTCTCCAGCGAGTCGGCCTTCGTCGAGGCGACCGACGACCCGGAGGCGAAGCGCGAGAAGGTGCGCGTCCTCGCCGCGGAGGTCGCCGAGCGCGCGACCGCGAAGGACGCCCTCTACAAGACCATCGGCATCAAGGCAGTTCAGCCGCCGTACGACGTCAACACGCGAGCGAAGTCGCTGTCCGGCCCGGTCGACGACCCGGACCTCGTCGAACGGGTCGCCCTCGAATTGCTCTCGGAGTTCGAGGGCGACCGCGTCCGGAAGCTCGGCGTCCGCGTCTCGAACCTCTCGTTCGACGACCGCCAGCAGGCCAGCCTCGACGCCTGGGAGGGGGCCGACGGCGTGGACGCGGGCTCGAGAGACGTCCGCGAACGGCACCGCCAGCGGTCCCCCACCGGTCAGGTCGACCTCTCGGAGTTCGAGTGA
- a CDS encoding SMP-30/gluconolactonase/LRE family protein — protein MVLGRIRRHPLASTGLLVGAAAAVAARTEPRIEPEGWRPDDPPAWEGPLERNRELEGIDTVVKCDGPEDVAFDDDGRLYTGVEDGSVLRTADPVDDETTDARLEQFADTGGRPLGMEFDGDDLLVCAEDAGLLSISSDGEVTALSTRVGGREIAFADDLYVADDGTIYFTDATEHDIFQDELFELRDTGRLLAYDPETGETSVELEDLGFANGICPHEDGESVLVTETSRYRITRYWIDGDREGDSERFVENLPGYPDNVEAADGGTHWVAIPSVRDETLEALQRRPWVKRQLGKLPKSVLESVSGDPYGLVLHVDADGEIVDSLHDPEGGVFGITSATPHEGSLYLGSLFGYGVSRYDLE, from the coding sequence ATGGTACTCGGACGCATCCGGCGGCACCCGCTGGCGTCGACCGGCCTGCTGGTCGGCGCCGCGGCGGCCGTCGCCGCGAGGACCGAGCCGCGAATCGAACCCGAGGGGTGGCGGCCGGACGACCCGCCGGCGTGGGAGGGTCCCCTCGAACGGAACCGCGAACTCGAGGGGATCGACACCGTCGTCAAATGTGACGGCCCCGAGGACGTGGCCTTCGACGACGACGGGCGGCTGTACACCGGCGTCGAGGACGGTTCGGTCCTCAGGACGGCCGACCCGGTCGACGACGAGACGACCGACGCCCGCCTCGAGCAGTTCGCCGACACCGGCGGTCGGCCGCTCGGCATGGAGTTCGACGGCGACGACCTGCTCGTCTGCGCGGAGGACGCCGGCCTGCTGTCGATCTCGTCCGACGGCGAGGTGACGGCGCTGTCGACCCGCGTCGGCGGCCGCGAAATCGCCTTCGCCGACGACCTGTACGTCGCCGACGACGGGACGATCTACTTCACCGACGCGACGGAGCACGACATCTTCCAGGACGAGCTGTTCGAACTGCGGGACACGGGCCGGCTGCTCGCCTACGACCCCGAGACAGGGGAGACGTCCGTCGAGCTCGAGGACCTCGGCTTCGCCAACGGGATCTGCCCCCACGAGGACGGCGAGTCGGTGCTGGTGACCGAGACCTCTCGCTACCGGATCACCCGCTACTGGATCGACGGCGACCGAGAGGGCGACTCCGAGCGCTTCGTCGAGAACCTGCCCGGCTACCCGGACAACGTGGAGGCGGCCGACGGCGGCACTCACTGGGTCGCCATCCCGTCGGTCCGCGACGAGACCCTCGAGGCGCTCCAGCGGCGTCCCTGGGTCAAGCGCCAGCTCGGCAAGCTGCCGAAGTCCGTGCTCGAATCCGTCAGCGGCGACCCCTACGGACTGGTGCTCCACGTCGACGCCGACGGCGAGATCGTCGACAGCCTCCACGACCCGGAGGGCGGCGTCTTCGGGATCACCTCGGCGACGCCCCACGAGGGCTCACTGTACCTCGGGTCGCTGTTCGGCTACGGCGTGAGCCGGTACGACCTGGAGTGA
- a CDS encoding DUF2391 domain-containing protein codes for MADEEATAAEVVEKLESLEDSVDSPDEQQKARRIRRLGEGLYHLEQQALGNVERRIQRYTSRDVVESFVGSTVFSIPLLVEGGVGEIGEHFATGLVYGVPVYLLGNVAFVVAVTAGLLYYAEFREVELTYVFGFVPRRLAAVLVISFCSAALTMAMWGRLNPTQPFLSLCQVSVVWTAGSFGAGLGDILPGQSEGRDLSEVV; via the coding sequence ATGGCCGACGAGGAGGCGACCGCCGCCGAGGTGGTCGAGAAGCTGGAGTCCCTGGAGGATTCGGTGGACTCGCCGGACGAACAGCAGAAGGCCCGGCGGATTCGACGACTCGGAGAGGGGCTCTACCACCTCGAACAGCAGGCGCTGGGGAACGTCGAGCGCCGCATCCAGCGGTACACCTCCCGCGACGTCGTCGAGTCGTTCGTCGGGTCGACGGTGTTCTCGATCCCGCTGTTAGTCGAGGGCGGCGTCGGCGAGATCGGCGAGCACTTCGCGACGGGGCTCGTCTACGGCGTCCCGGTGTACCTCCTCGGCAACGTCGCGTTCGTCGTCGCGGTCACGGCGGGGTTGCTGTACTACGCTGAGTTCCGCGAGGTGGAGCTGACGTACGTCTTCGGGTTCGTCCCGCGTCGCCTGGCGGCGGTGCTCGTCATCTCCTTCTGTTCGGCCGCGCTGACGATGGCGATGTGGGGGCGGCTCAACCCGACGCAGCCGTTCCTCTCGCTGTGTCAGGTGAGCGTCGTCTGGACGGCCGGGTCCTTCGGCGCCGGCCTGGGCGACATCCTCCCCGGGCAGAGCGAGGGGCGCGACCTGAGCGAGGTCGTCTAG
- a CDS encoding FAD-binding oxidoreductase, giving the protein MTDDRRLSFWAWGYEDRLPDDEERRELAARIEGMLGFPERPVVDYPTLDDVEMPAPRIEVPDDLSEFVTADRRPRASHTYGKGYRDLVRGFHGDFSSAPDVVATPRDEDDVEAVIEWATGENVAVVPFGGGTSVVAGVECDGDGYAGVCSLDMREMDRVLEVDEHSRSARIQAGATGPEIQEQLAEYGLQLRHYPQSYEFSTFGGWVATRAGGHFATRYTHIDDFVESVRAVTPAGSLETRRLPASGAGPDPNRFLLGSEGAFGVITEGWTRVQPRPPHRARATMRFDDYWDAVEATREIVQARLYPANCRLLDSDEAMLNELAFDGSHLLLLGFESTDHPVEDDLERAMTIAEDHGGTCPDGPSVEDRSTGDVEEEREDSEEGSWRDSFFEAPYMFNALVSMGVLVDTFETAVTWDQFSDLHAALQENVVGAMREECGAGFMSCRFTHVYEDGPAPYYTLLAPAEVGSELEQWRRIKETASDTLMEHGATITHHHAVGRVHRDHYHEEVPENYLQALRSMKRTLDPDGIMNPGALL; this is encoded by the coding sequence ATGACCGACGACCGCCGGCTGAGCTTCTGGGCGTGGGGCTACGAGGACCGGCTGCCCGACGACGAGGAGCGCCGGGAACTCGCCGCCCGCATCGAGGGGATGCTCGGCTTCCCGGAGCGCCCCGTCGTGGACTACCCGACCCTGGACGACGTCGAGATGCCGGCCCCGCGGATCGAGGTGCCCGACGACCTGTCCGAGTTCGTCACCGCCGACCGCCGTCCGCGAGCGAGTCACACCTACGGAAAGGGGTACCGCGACCTCGTCCGCGGCTTCCACGGCGACTTCTCGTCCGCGCCCGACGTCGTGGCGACGCCCCGCGACGAGGACGACGTCGAAGCGGTAATCGAGTGGGCCACCGGGGAGAACGTCGCGGTCGTCCCCTTCGGCGGCGGCACGAGCGTCGTCGCCGGCGTCGAGTGCGACGGCGACGGCTACGCCGGCGTCTGCTCGCTGGACATGCGCGAGATGGACCGGGTGCTGGAGGTCGACGAGCACTCCCGGAGCGCGCGCATCCAGGCCGGCGCGACCGGCCCGGAGATTCAGGAACAGCTCGCCGAGTACGGCCTCCAGCTGCGCCACTACCCCCAGTCCTACGAGTTCTCGACGTTCGGCGGCTGGGTCGCCACCCGCGCCGGCGGGCACTTCGCCACCCGCTACACCCACATCGACGACTTCGTCGAGTCGGTCCGGGCGGTCACGCCCGCCGGGTCGCTGGAGACCCGTCGGCTGCCCGCCTCGGGGGCCGGTCCGGACCCGAACCGCTTCCTGCTCGGCAGCGAGGGCGCCTTCGGCGTCATAACGGAGGGCTGGACCCGCGTCCAGCCACGGCCGCCGCACCGCGCCCGCGCGACGATGCGCTTCGACGACTACTGGGACGCCGTCGAGGCGACCCGCGAGATCGTCCAGGCGCGGCTCTACCCCGCCAACTGCCGGCTGCTGGACAGCGACGAGGCGATGCTGAACGAGCTGGCCTTCGACGGCAGCCACCTGCTGTTGCTCGGCTTCGAGTCCACCGACCACCCCGTCGAGGACGATCTCGAGCGAGCGATGACGATCGCGGAGGATCACGGCGGCACCTGCCCGGACGGACCGTCGGTCGAGGACCGCTCGACCGGCGACGTCGAAGAGGAGCGCGAGGACAGCGAAGAGGGGTCGTGGCGAGACTCCTTCTTCGAGGCCCCCTACATGTTCAACGCGCTCGTCTCGATGGGCGTCCTCGTCGACACCTTCGAGACAGCCGTCACCTGGGACCAGTTCTCCGACCTCCACGCGGCCCTGCAGGAGAACGTCGTCGGCGCGATGCGGGAGGAGTGCGGCGCCGGGTTCATGTCCTGCCGGTTCACCCACGTCTACGAGGACGGCCCGGCGCCCTATTACACGCTGCTGGCGCCGGCCGAGGTGGGTTCGGAACTGGAGCAGTGGCGACGGATCAAGGAGACCGCCTCGGACACGCTGATGGAGCACGGCGCGACCATCACCCACCACCACGCCGTCGGGCGCGTCCACCGCGACCACTACCACGAGGAGGTCCCGGAGAACTACCTGCAGGCGCTCCGGTCGATGAAGCGGACGCTGGACCCCGACGGCATCATGAACCCCGGCGCCCTGCTGTAG
- a CDS encoding MFS transporter, with protein sequence MRTLLSNPFDRLDADHATIATVIASTFFVGFGGGVVFPILPNLGAVLGISPFMVGLILSANRFTRLFANAPSGIVVDRVGTRTPFVVGLAVQGVATAGYVVAVASSWPSAWFLLARVAWGVGSALVFATAYTIAADLSDDTSRGTNMGLIRGGVIFGFPTGLVVGGVVSEFYGTVAAFVVATAFALFASLLAYLAVPETHVEGEPRRSVKPWDVDTSVPAVTVGLVNFTVLFAYIGVLFATLVLFLEANDIGVFGLDAQGTSGAFMAVTVLSAAVFMFLSGYVSDRRGSRVPALLGFLVVTFVGLVLFAFADTVPTLTAACLLIGAGQGGTSGPLMALLADLTPDDSMGRAVGTNNVFGDVGGGLGPMVSLPLVDAVGFWPVYVACAVLPLVAGGILLVGVHRVTGQFVPRVGEEKTGARSATESVD encoded by the coding sequence GTGCGGACGCTCCTCTCGAACCCCTTCGACAGGCTGGACGCCGACCACGCGACCATCGCGACGGTCATCGCCAGCACCTTCTTCGTCGGGTTCGGCGGCGGCGTCGTCTTCCCCATCCTCCCGAACCTCGGGGCCGTCCTCGGCATCTCGCCGTTCATGGTCGGGCTCATCCTCAGCGCCAACCGGTTCACCCGGCTGTTCGCGAACGCGCCGTCGGGCATCGTCGTCGACCGCGTCGGCACCCGGACGCCGTTCGTCGTCGGCCTCGCCGTCCAGGGGGTCGCCACCGCCGGCTACGTCGTCGCGGTCGCGTCGTCGTGGCCCTCTGCGTGGTTCCTCCTCGCCCGGGTCGCCTGGGGCGTCGGCAGCGCGCTCGTCTTCGCGACGGCCTACACCATCGCCGCCGACCTCAGCGACGATACCAGCCGCGGGACGAACATGGGGCTCATCCGCGGCGGCGTCATCTTCGGCTTCCCGACCGGCCTCGTCGTCGGCGGCGTCGTCAGCGAGTTCTACGGCACCGTCGCCGCCTTCGTCGTCGCGACCGCGTTCGCGCTGTTCGCCAGCCTGCTGGCGTACCTCGCCGTCCCCGAGACCCACGTCGAGGGCGAGCCCCGCCGGTCGGTCAAGCCCTGGGACGTCGACACGTCCGTCCCAGCCGTGACCGTCGGCCTCGTCAACTTCACCGTCCTCTTCGCCTACATCGGCGTCCTGTTCGCGACGCTCGTGCTGTTCCTCGAGGCCAACGATATCGGGGTGTTCGGCCTCGACGCCCAGGGCACCTCCGGGGCGTTCATGGCGGTGACCGTCCTCTCGGCCGCCGTCTTCATGTTCCTCAGCGGCTACGTCAGCGACCGCCGCGGCTCCCGGGTGCCCGCCCTCCTCGGATTCCTCGTCGTCACCTTCGTCGGGCTGGTGCTGTTCGCCTTCGCCGACACCGTCCCGACGCTGACCGCCGCCTGCCTGCTGATCGGCGCCGGTCAGGGTGGGACGAGCGGTCCCCTGATGGCGCTGCTGGCCGACCTGACGCCCGACGACAGCATGGGCCGCGCCGTCGGGACGAACAACGTCTTCGGCGACGTCGGCGGCGGGCTCGGCCCGATGGTCTCGCTGCCGCTCGTCGACGCCGTCGGGTTCTGGCCGGTCTACGTCGCCTGCGCCGTCCTGCCGCTCGTCGCGGGGGGAATCCTCCTCGTCGGTGTCCACCGCGTCACCGGACAGTTCGTCCCGCGGGTCGGCGAGGAGAAGACCGGAGCCAGGAGCGCGACCGAGTCGGTCGATTGA
- a CDS encoding DUF7556 family protein, which translates to MQGKRPDLPEPESIEDGEEIICAYDDVDETPSFLVADITRDDAWLSIAVEEARELDAWR; encoded by the coding sequence ATGCAGGGGAAGCGTCCGGACCTCCCGGAACCCGAGAGCATCGAAGACGGCGAAGAGATCATCTGCGCGTACGACGACGTCGACGAGACCCCGTCGTTCCTCGTGGCGGACATCACCCGCGACGACGCGTGGCTCTCCATCGCGGTGGAGGAGGCGAGGGAGCTCGACGCCTGGCGGTGA
- a CDS encoding ATP-binding protein: protein MMRDAPGRKYWGLILITIGVAFAAAGLTFWFAWGFPETSAANQVVLGIVVHVLFGYIVVMSGITIYRSDLAYEEALIAAKWCLGGLLLMTGLVVWSEVPTLEDGPTLTFLYQLVVVGSVGAAAGVLIGLNRGQAVQNARLVTEHGDQQETLVFLLQLLRHDTQNDLTTISGYVDLLEDHVESETGKEHLARIERRTESMRDLFRTAGTILESETGRRSTEVVDLTRVLRDQIDHVGAIEGVTVETDLEADLEVAVDPLVDELFRNVFDNAIAHNPIEGLTISVSSRAEGDEAVVEVADDGEGIPADIREDVFDPDVRRPDSEGDGLGLYLVRKLVDSYGGTISVSETDPSGTRFTVRLPRV from the coding sequence ATGATGCGCGACGCGCCGGGGCGGAAGTACTGGGGGCTCATCCTGATCACCATCGGCGTGGCCTTCGCCGCCGCGGGGCTGACCTTCTGGTTCGCCTGGGGGTTCCCGGAGACGTCCGCGGCCAACCAGGTCGTCCTCGGCATCGTCGTCCACGTCCTGTTCGGCTACATCGTCGTGATGTCCGGGATCACCATCTACCGCAGCGACCTGGCCTACGAGGAGGCGCTGATCGCCGCGAAGTGGTGTCTCGGCGGCCTGCTGTTGATGACCGGGCTCGTCGTCTGGTCCGAGGTGCCGACCCTCGAGGACGGCCCGACCCTGACGTTCCTCTACCAGCTGGTGGTCGTCGGCTCCGTCGGCGCCGCCGCGGGGGTCCTCATCGGTCTGAACCGCGGTCAGGCGGTCCAGAACGCACGGCTCGTGACGGAACACGGCGACCAGCAGGAGACGCTCGTCTTCCTGCTGCAGCTGCTCCGCCACGACACCCAGAACGACCTCACCACCATCTCGGGGTACGTCGACCTCCTGGAGGACCACGTCGAGAGCGAGACGGGGAAGGAACACCTCGCCCGGATCGAGCGCCGGACGGAGTCGATGCGCGACCTCTTCCGGACCGCGGGGACGATCCTCGAGTCAGAGACCGGCCGCCGATCGACCGAAGTGGTCGACCTCACGCGGGTGCTGCGCGACCAGATCGACCACGTCGGAGCCATCGAGGGGGTCACCGTCGAGACCGACCTCGAGGCGGACCTGGAGGTAGCGGTCGACCCGCTGGTCGACGAACTGTTCCGGAACGTCTTCGACAACGCGATCGCCCACAACCCGATCGAGGGCCTGACCATCTCGGTGTCGTCCCGCGCCGAAGGCGACGAGGCGGTCGTCGAGGTGGCCGACGACGGCGAGGGGATCCCGGCGGACATCCGCGAGGACGTCTTCGACCCGGACGTGCGACGCCCGGACAGCGAGGGTGACGGACTGGGGCTCTACCTGGTCCGAAAGCTCGTCGATTCCTACGGCGGCACGATATCGGTCTCGGAGACCGACCCGTCGGGGACGCGGTTCACGGTACGGCTGCCTCGGGTCTGA